Below is a genomic region from Anaerolineales bacterium.
CACGGATCCGGGAGAATTGGTCTCCGTTATTCTGGTACCGCCGAAACGGGGAGTATTGCCGGCAATTGAACGAGTTCTTTAAAGTTTTCCCCAGGGAGCGGATGAGGATCTATCTCTACGACGATTTGCGCCGTGATCCCCAAGGGTCGATGGCGGACCTGTATCACTTTCTCGGAGCCGATCCTTCCCATCGATTCGAATCTTCGGCGGTGTACAACCCTTCCGGAATTCCGCGCAACCGCTTTCTCTATGACCGGGCGTTCGACCTGCGGAGGGCGACCCGGTTCATGGACCGGACCATTCCGCTTTCCGTGCGGTATCCCATCCACTCCGCAATCCGCAGATTGTTCCTGAAACCCGCCCCGCGGTTGGACCCCGGACTCCGCGGGGAGTTGACCGAGTCTTTCCGTGAGGAAATCCTCGGGCTTCAAGAACTCCTCGGATGGGATCTGGGCGCCTGGTTAAGTTCCAAGTGACCTAGGTCGGCCAATGAAACGCAGGCGGGAT
It encodes:
- a CDS encoding sulfotransferase; amino-acid sequence: MREVLPTFLGIGAQKSGTSAVHQFLLSHPQIFLPVRKEMRYFGYAEQPIEYHGPGDEIIPRTVVRSWERYVSVFREADNFPIRGEISPDYLVLAETAATAIARRLPGVKLFAVLRHPVDRAYSQFQHALRMNREPISDFQSALNAETARIRENWSPLFWYRRNGEYCRQLNEFFKVFPRERMRIYLYDDLRRDPQGSMADLYHFLGADPSHRFESSAVYNPSGIPRNRFLYDRAFDLRRATRFMDRTIPLSVRYPIHSAIRRLFLKPAPRLDPGLRGELTESFREEILGLQELLGWDLGAWLSSK